One stretch of Leishmania panamensis strain MHOM/PA/94/PSC-1 chromosome 29 sequence DNA includes these proteins:
- a CDS encoding ribosomal protein L1a, putative (TriTrypDB/GeneDB-style sysID: LpmP.29.1120) yields MSARPSVSVYSASSDSVVGTCPLPAVFTAPIRSDIVQFVHTNMAKNSRQAYAVNRLSGMNHSAHSWGTGRAVARIPRISGGGTSTSGAGAFGNMCRGGRMFAPTKIFRRWHRKINLHQKRFAVVSALAASSVPSLVMSRGHKIENVPEVPLVVEDSIQGYEKTKEAVAFLKAIAAIDDVNRVNDSREIRAGRGKMRNRRYVARRGPMLVMPNNQGTRAFRNIFGLDLANVSALNLLHLAPGGHVGRFVIWTKTAFEQLDKIFGTFTEASAVKKGFTLPAPMLTNTDVTRIMQSEEVRRVLKPKKLQPKKASRYQTPTNGIKNRRLRLRLNPYVKRETAAAKGMRNVANRDARRKAKMARVAKARKSATKSVKP; encoded by the coding sequence ATGTCTGCCCGCCCGTCCGTGAGCGTGTACTCGGCGTCGTCCGACTCCGTTGTCGGGACGTGCCCGCTGCCGGCCGTGTTCACTGCGCCGATCCGCAGCGACATTGTGCAGTTCGTGCACACGAACATGGCGAAGAACTCGCGCCAGGCGTACGCGGTGAACCGTCTGTCCGGCATGAACCACTCGGCGCACTCGTGGGGCACCGGCCGCGCCGTGGCGCGTATTCCgcgcatcagcggcggcggcacgagCACGTCCGGCGCCGGTGCGTTTGGTAACATGTGCCGTGGTGGGCGCATGTTCGCGCCGACGAAGATATTCCGCCGCTGGCACCGCAAGATCAACCTGCACCAGAAGCGCTTCGCTGTGGTGTCTGCGCTCGCTGCGTCGTCTGTGCCGTCGCTGGTGATGTCGCGCGGCCACAAGATCGAGAACGTGCCggaggtgccgctggtggtggaggacTCGATCCAGGGCTACGAGAAGACGAAGGAGGCCGTCGCGTTCCTGAAGGCGATTGCTGCGATCGACGACGTGAACCGCGTGAACGACTCGCGCGAGATCCGTGCCGGGCGCGGCAAGATGCGCAACCGCCGCTACGTGGCGCGCCGCGGTCCGATGCTGGTGATGCCGAACAACCAGGGCACGCGGGCGTTCCGCAACATCTTTGGGCTGGACCTGGCAAACGTGAGCGCGCTGAACCTGCTCCACCTGGCGCCCGGTGGCCACGTCGGCCGCTTTGTGATCTGGACGAAGACGGCGTTCGAGCAGCTGGACAAGATCTTCGGCACGTTCACGGAGGCGTCCGCTGTGAAGAAGGGGTTcacgctgccggcgccgatGCTGACGAACACGGACGTGACGCGCATCATGCAGtcggaggaggtgcgccgcgtgctgAAGCCGAAGAAGCTGCAGCCGAAGAAGGCGAGCCGCTACCAGACGCCGACGAACGGCATCAAGaaccgccgcctgcgcctgcgcctgaACCCGTACGTGAAGCGCGAGACAGCCGCTGCGAAGGGCATGCGCAACGTTGCCAACCGCGATGCCCGCCGAAAGGCTAAGATGGCGCGCGTGGCGAAGGCGAGGAAGTCTGCGACCAAGTCGGTGAAGCCGTAA
- a CDS encoding hypothetical protein (TriTrypDB/GeneDB-style sysID: LpmP.29.1130): MTDFPKLNRIKADDESMEKIHVAARKGQTDEVRRLIETGVSPTIQNRFGCTALHLACKFGCVDTAQYLAGVGEVHSSWHGQKPLHLAVMANKMDLVVALVDGAKERGQTPESLLNECDEREVNEIGSHVKHCKGQTALHWCVGLGPEYLPMIKLLVQLGASPTAKDKADETPLMRAMEFRCREALEAMMENVPNKNSLRLDYADKQGNSHLHWAILTNCEDIAIRFMELGIDVNMEDNEHTVPLYLCVRAAMVPLMKELVNRSDVFLIQTCPFHNGTTVQPDRIAWLDFVPADADAAKQEVIQLLQEKLDEVMRSLNAGADGAGKRKKKAAPAVKRMKLAPSAPVRYRSRSRTRSSNVAK, translated from the coding sequence ATGACCGACTTTCCCAAGCTGAATCGCATCAAGGCAGATGACGAGAGCATGGAAAAAATCcacgtggcggcgcgcaAGGGTCAGACCGACGAGGTACGCCGCCTTATTGAGACGGGTGTGAGCCCCACCATTCAGAACCGCTTTGGCTGTACTGCGCTGCATCTCGCCTGCAAGTTCGGCTGTGTGGACACTGCCCAGTATCTTGCTGGCGTTGGCGAGGTGCACTCATCGTGGCACGGCCAGAAGCCGCTTCActtggcggtgatggcgaaTAAGATGGACCTTGTGGTGGCACTGGTAGACGGCGCGAAGGAGCGCGGGCAGACGCCAGAGTCGCTGCTCAACGAGTGCGACGAGCGTGAGGTCAACGAAATCGGGAGTCACGTGAAGCACTGCAAGGGTCAGACTGCCCTTCACTGGTGTGTGGGACTGGGGCCCGAGTACCTGCCGATGATCAAGCTTCTTGTGCAACTTGGCGCCTCGCCGACTGCGAAGGACAAGGCCGACGAGACACCATTAATGCGCGCCATGGAGTTCCGTTGCcgcgaggcgctggaggcgatgatGGAAAATGTGCCTAACAAGAACTCGTTACGCCTGGACTACGCCGACAAGCAGGGCAACTCGCATCTGCACTGGGCGATCCTGACGAACTGCGAAGACATTGCCATCCGCTTTATGGAGCTGGGGATCGATGTCAATATGGAGGATAACGAGCACACGGTTCCACTCTACCTGTGCGTGCGGGCCGCCATGGTGCCGCTCATGAAGGAGCTCGTCAATAGAAGCGACGTTTTTCTGATTCAGACGTGCCCCTTCCACAATGGCACGACAGTGCAGCCGGATCGCATTGCGTGGCTGGATTTCGTGCCGGCGGATGCAGACGCCGCGAAGCAAGAAGTcattcagctgctgcaggagaagcTGGACGAGGTGATGCGCAGCCTCAACGCCGGCGCCGACGGCGCTggcaagaggaagaagaaggccgCTCCAGCGGTGAAGCGCATGAAACTGGCGCCGTCCGCCCCGGTGCGCTACCGTTCTCGCagccgcacgcgcagcagcaatgtCGCCAAGtaa
- a CDS encoding hypothetical protein (TriTrypDB/GeneDB-style sysID: LpmP.29.1140), with protein MDFNPISIEEGGHTQRQNGVANATARVRAAGRGDAAGLLSQHASFGDALRACRNAFYYHTSWSVPYPEVPAVPMLYYPDEYKRMVESTMPLGIMQSELDAMQTGLLDSIPLAYYPLEPNALDEARQALRRAAPPKKRAAAAAEVDDATSSSSTSAANASDRARPPHGRLDPGDAEIASIVVDANEIQIRNLPSLTQVQRPLYTDIGLVPQKERHAARVARTQPTETKPHDAALTTEEVVRQWRLDVQSSFVQVSQIDSGFARFIGEVAHAKLGLDRNNVSHMRLTRALWALLYQDTTKRQQRKVWYAICHFSSIFSDTPAASEAAVAQLLRETEALGLSQYSTSWRPLLMEYTRAVSDYIAALPGGVEQRRENLQFHAKELDQLYTGNVYTNIKLDGKLARTSADRLKNTIYPVEVMPVYPSGYQQAASLGAAVMRLHDSEELDFLAERDASLHHVILPDAVLPKAAAARPNMLVGSCNLLVADDGDFANVQRGATIRYSVSTENTYQTLRQDPMSTASYLLRVGQVATDAAASLGANHDGRYVMYDRVGHRDVYQKTNHTDTNTLSRYVVMFTDMPAAAGASEATAGASSSGHLNSVKREREQVPAHEAAAETSEPVVQVLRTE; from the coding sequence ATGGACTTTAACCCGATTAGCATTGAAGAAGGTGGCCATACCCAGCGCCAGAACGGCGTGGCGAATGCAACTGCCAGAGTGCGCGCCGCTGGCCGAGGTGATGCAGCCGGTCTGCTCAGCCAGCACGCGTCCTTCGGCGACGCGCTTCGTGCCTGCCGTAACGCATTTTACTACCACACAAGTTGGTCGGTTCCATACCCCGAGGTGCCTGCTGTCCCGATGCTGTACTACCCTGACGAGTATAAGCGCATGGTTGAGTCCACCATGCCACTCGGCATCATGCAGTCGGAGCTGGACGCAATGCAGACGGGCCTCCTCGACAGCATTCCGCTGGCGTACTACCCGTTGGAGCCGAATGCGCTGGACGAGGCACGGCAGGCGCTGAGGcgtgcggcgccgccgaaaaagcgtgcagcggctgcagcagaggtggacgACGCGACATCGTCTTCATCTACCTCGGCAGCGAATGCGTCCGATCGTGCTCGCCCGCCGCACGGTCGCCTCGATCCTGGCGACGCGGAGATTGCGAGCATTGTGGTCGACGCGAATGAAATTCAGATTCGCAACCTGCCGTCGCTCACCCAGGTGCAGCGGCCCCTGTACACGGATATCGGTTTGGTGCCGCAGAAGGAGCGGCATGCCGCGCGTGTGGCGCGTACACAGCCCACGGAGACAAAGCCACATGATGCCGCGCTGACGACagaagaggtggtgcggcagtggcgtcTCGACGTGCAGTCGTCCTTCGTGCAAGTCTCGCAGATTGACAGCGGCTTTGCGCGCTTCATTGGGGAGGTTGCGCACGCAAAGCTTGGCCTGGACCGAAACAATGTCTCACATATGCGCCTGACGCGTGCACTGTGGGCTCTTCTTTATCAGGACACgacgaagcggcagcagcgcaaagtCTGGTACGCGATTTGCCACTTCTCCTCTATCTTTAGTGACACCCCAGCGGCCtctgaggcggcggtggcgcagctgttGCGCGAAACGGAGGCGCTGGGGTTGTCTCAGTACTCGACCAGCTGGCGCCCTCTGTTGATGGAGTACACGCGGGCTGTGAGCGACTACATCGCAGCGCTCCCCGGCGGCGTGGAGCAACGTCGCGAGAATCTGCAGTTTCACGCCAAGGAGCTGGATCAGCTGTACACGGGTAACGTGTACACCAACATCAAGCTTGACGGCAAACTGGCCCGCACGAGTGCTGATCGTCTGAAGAACACCATTTACCCAGTAGAAGTGATGCCAGTGTACCCCAGCGGGTACCAGCAGGCGGCTTCACTGGGAGCTGCTGTGATGCGGCTGCACGACTCGGAGGAGCTCGACTTCCTCGCTGAGCGTGACGCCTCGTTGCACCACGTCATTCTTCCTGACGCTGTCTTGCCCaaggccgctgccgcacggcCGAACATGCTTGTCGGCAGCTGCAATCTTCTTGTCGCTGACGACGGTGACTTCGCGAATGTGCAGAGGGGCGCGACTATTCGGTACAGCGTCTCGACGGAGAACACCTACCAGACCCTGCGCCAGGACCCGATGAGCACGGCCAGCTACCTGCTGCGGGTGGGACAGGTGGCGActgacgccgctgcttccctcGGCGCCAACCACGACGGTCGCTACGTCATGTACGACCGTGTTGGCCACCGCGATGTTTACCAGAAGACCAACCATACGGACACCAACACGCTCTCGCGCTACGTGGTGATGTTCACTGACATGCCGGCCGCGGCCGGGGCTTCTGAAGCAACCGCTGGCGCTAGCAGTAGTGGCCACCTCAACAGCGTGAAGCGAGAGCGTGAACAAGTGCCGGCtcacgaggcggcggcggagacCTCGGAGCCTGTTGTACAGGTGCTTCGCACAGAATGA
- a CDS encoding hypothetical protein (TriTrypDB/GeneDB-style sysID: LpmP.29.1150): MHTLSFSPATCAYPFIHKGHGAAEVQASSMSGSLGVADTMHTAEHGAVIAAVQQGCGSIFQPLVMAYAQSYSGDAGDVIQSVATAYGGSYTPSFHSLELPAATPPPQYQSDFYAAAAAVQANDYYYYSSQPRYAESPLTLAELYSASVGSASPVLGYGPTTSITGISGCGYMDEATGSVLSSVSFSGSRFPQWYLPRGYCPMPCTNVVGDSCSSAYGPYADCASTGITPTTLSMGPNSTQEEMLSSQDGRLHYAVMPQPPRLAPQPTFGTLTPFALPPSYAAASAGNDGHVIGVRPTSPSGMRESSSSASLPITSPASRAARTPQFLPYDGRAYGIPPCKAQISSADAAASVGQCLLITSTQGGGYSSADAVQPICVSVRKPGPLHPMPVYPLQASPFIPHALPHNHWVSTGDTGTVSESAERYCSPEESALLADVHARLAQQHRSSQLLKQRALAQRAGLKPLSRADFVVLAKVPASGKKVGVRSTSHDSASLSIMTAEEATVARLSPIPQIPTVGDIDAEASDQSVWEGADAAVQAPTQDALDRVLTVPGVLWRHDPYSRNVLPQAQATVESDSSGTTSTSYFSLPSSPHVARAALGFSDRGDATASVTQPPRSTDISARTNASSSDSADGMRPSTRRLPTKKVCVRHYVGPNGDSSLSHERSGAVGTLLSVREAPSAAVPMTLCADGSSILQRHSAFVDDDDEGPAPTIPPEIAPAAVLTATAPVHAKHSKLPVPKPRSKQMRLSSWTRGKKVGIPNEHSDAPTAASSSVSSASGGLEASHLKSPSGLAVVTPTEGYGSADTSAASSAAAVLTDPAASAMARPEVHRPGAYSSPLDIRTRLSAYQPASRWAWRLRSSRVYPLPQPAEMDTAENDVLVDSLADLDTSCLARLWRNLDLSGCFRDALERRRRVIGPGSNSSIRVLNRMIPLTRRLMNRRRGLEAGKGNGRCFTVLRESEMKYVCLLQHRFRRSTAVAAEHYAPGTMVVVDGDMGIDTGVVKLSMTRNEYEAMTDAQRRAAHLVVHLEFALASSIHRAAHANEVLVHNNTQAPLEESTLDFLQYLTTQPHLFQSCRVEWMRFVDVEFQADGQKLYVHYTCDTPVRFIELATFLNHIFHCRIWMKMLRTDER, encoded by the coding sequence ATGCACACTCTCTCATTCAGTCCAGCCACCTGCGCCTACCCATTTATTCACAAGGGCCATGGCGCAGCGGAGGTCCAAGCGAGCAGCATGAGCGGCAGCCTTGGTGTGGCTGACACCATGCATACTGCAGAGCACGGTGCTGTTatcgctgcggtgcagcagggaTGTGGCAGTATCTTTCAGCCTCTGGTGATGGCCTACGCGCAGTCCTacagcggcgatgctggCGATGTGATTCAGAGCGTTGCTACCGCCTACGGCGGCAGTTACACTCCGTCTTTCCACTCCCTTGAGCTCCCGGCagccacaccgccgccgcaatATCAGTCCGACTTctacgccgccgcggccgcggtcCAAGCGAACGACTACTACTACTATTCCTCTCAACCTCGCTACGCCGAGTCGCCGCTGACTTTGGCAGAGCTGTacagcgccagcgtcggTAGTGCCAGCCCGGTGTTGGGGTACGGGCCGACAACTTCCATCACCGGTATAAGTGGGTGTGGGTACATGGACGAGGCTACCGGCTCCGtcctcagcagcgtcagcttCAGCGGTTCGCGCTTCCCTCAGTGGTATTTGCCCCGCGGGTACTGCCCTATGCCGTGCACCAACGTTGTTGGCGatagctgcagcagtgcctaTGGGCCATACGCCGATTGCGCAAGCACTGGCATTACACCTACCACACTCTCGATGGGGCCAAACTCCacgcaggaggagatgcTTAGCAGCCAGGATGGACGGTTGCATTACGCCGTgatgccgcagccgccacgaCTCGCGCCCCAGCCGACCTTTGGCACTCTGACCCCGTTTGCGCTGCCTCCATCGTACGCAGCCGCATCCGCTGGAAATGATGGACATGTGATTGGTGTGCGTCCCACATCCCCGTCTGGCATGCGGGagtcgtcgtcctcagcCTCCTTACCCATAACCTCGCCCGCGTCCAGGGCGGCGCGAACCCCGCAGTTCCTACCGTACGACGGCCGCGCCTACGGGATTCCACCGTGTAAGGCACagatcagcagcgccgatgcCGCGGCCTCTGTGGGGCAGTGCCTGCTCATAACTTCTACCCAGGGTGGAGGCTATAGCTCGGCAGACGCTGTCCAGCCCATCTGCGTCTCAGTGCGGAAGCCGGGCCCGCTGCATCCCATGCCCGTGTACCCTCTCCAGGCGTCTCCTTTCATACCTCATGCCTTGCCGCACAACCATTGGGTGAGCACCGGTGATACTGGTACTGTGTCAGAGTCGGCAGAGCGGTACTGCTCACCAGAGGAAagcgcgctgctggcggacgTGCATGCACGcctggcacagcagcaccgatcCTCGCAGCTGCTTAAGCAGCGCGCCTTGGCTCAGAGGGCTGGTCTTAAGCCGCTGTCACGCGCCGACTTCGTCGTTCTTGCCAAAGTACCGGCCTCAGGAAAGAAAGTCGGCGTCAGAAGCACTAGTCACGACAGTGCCTCTCTCAGCATTATGactgctgaggaggcgacggtggcgaggcTGTCACCTATTCCACAAATTCCAACCGTAGGCGATATCGATGCCGAGGCATCTGACCAGTCGGTGTGGGAaggcgctgatgctgctgtgcaggccCCCACTCAGGATGCTCTGGATCGGGTATTGACAGTGCCCGGTGTCTTATGGCGGCATGACCCGTATAGCCGCAACGTACTGCCTCAAGCCCAGGCAACCGTCGAGAGTGACAGCAGCGGGACGACCAGCACGTCGTACTTCTCGCTGCCCTCTAGCCCCCACGTCGCACGCGCCGCTCTCGGCTTCTCTGACCGCGGTGACGCCACTGCTAGCGTCACGCAGCCCCCTCGCTCGACCGACATCTCGGCTCGTACGaacgccagcagcagtgacagcgcCGACGGCATGCGACCCAGCACCCGTCGCCTGCCAACAAAGAAGGTGTGCGTACGGCATTATGTGGGCCCCAACGGCGACTCGTCGCTCAGTCACGAGCGCAGCGGAGCTGTCGGCACGCTTCTGAGTGTGAGGGAGGCGCCCAGCGCGGCTGTTCCCATGACTCTATGTGCGGATGGTTCCTCCATACTACAGCGTCACTCAGCATTTGtggatgacgatgacgaaGGCCCAGCTCCTACGATCCCTCCGGAGATAGCACCAGCGGCTGTGCTCACAGCTACGGCCCCGGTGCATGCGAAGCATAGcaagctgccggtgccgaagCCGCGCTCGAAACAAATGCGCCTCTCTTCATGGACCAGAGGCAAGAAGGTGGGCATCCCCAACGAGCACTCTGACGcgcccaccgctgcttcgtCCTCGGTTTCGTCTGCATCTGGGGGACTCGAAGCGTCGCACTTGAAGTCGCCATCGGGACTCGCTGTCGTAACTCCGACTGAAGGATATGGTAGCGCGGATACCTCGGCGGCTtccagcgcagccgctgtcTTAACTGACCCCGCTGCTTCGGCAATGGCGCGACCAGAGGTCCACCGTCCAGGCGCATACTCTTCTCCCTTAGACATCAGGACGAGGCTCTCCGCGTACCAGCCGGCGTCGAGGTGGGCGTGgaggctgcgcagctcgcgcGTGTACCCCCTGCCGCAGCCGGCGGAGATGGACACGGCGGAGAACGACGTGCTTGTCGATTCCCTAGCGGATCTCGATACGAGCTGCCTTGCCCGCTTGTGGCGCAATCTGGATTTGAGCGGCTGCTTCCGTGATGCGCTGGAACGCCGCCGACGCGTGATCGGGCCAGGAAGCAACAGCTCTATCCGCGTACTAAACCGCATGATACCCCTCACTCGCCGCCTGATGAACCGCCGGCGAGGTCTGGAGGCTGGGAAAGGAAACGGGCGGTGCTTTACCGTGTTGAGAGAGTCGGAGATGAAGTACGtgtgcctcctgcagcaccgcttccgcaggagcaccgctgtcgcagctgaACACTACGCTCCTGGTACGATGGTGGTCGTGGATGGAGATATGGGCATCGACACCGGCGTTGTCAAGCTATCCATGACGCGCAACGAGTACGAGGCTATGACAGATGCTCAGCGACGTGCTGCGCACCTCGTCGTACACCTGGAATTCGCACTTGCCTCCTCCATCCACCGTGCAGCCCACGCCAACGAGGTCCTGGTGCATAACAACACGCAGGCTCCCCTTGAGGAGTCAACGCTAGACTTCCTACAGTATCTGACCACGCAACCGCACCTGTTTCAGAGCTGCCGTGTGGAGTGGATGCGCTTTGTGGATGTGGAGTTCCAGGCGGATGGGCAGAAGCTCTATGTGCACTACACCTGCGATACTCCGGTGCGCTTTATCGAGCTGGCCACGTTTCTCAACCACATCTTTCACTGCCGCATCTGGATGAAGATGCTCAGGACGGACGAGCGGTAA
- a CDS encoding tryparedoxin-like protein (TriTrypDB/GeneDB-style sysID: LpmP.29.1160), with protein sequence MNYFGQWSNLELVRQDGSKHLATDVLRDVSYVVLLFGAFWSPECEAFMDVIGNFYEAHHEAKRFEVVYISRDYSQAEMMKGFLLSERASAAAQRREHQGRKEKRTHRLLSVENGQAEAKEPGVTEEVQKGANCQHWSGQGASGDLEHPQVTSRASTFSSSIPPPLKRVAELTMNSTATSGLASAHANQLMSCKRRGFWAVPYDHVGRVGVPILYHLRVFTYPGVIVCRNKRFAAGLPSSLLPPLPMVYQTPAAHSLTPPQAIQPAEESETELMQPPPSLIIDRANAPQRRQKTPMVALPECYPDVVTIAGRFMMEQDPSGEDFPWDRMNSKTRSTALLFFVIVAVLTIIVLSWALPMALIARPVASSESQAEM encoded by the coding sequence ATGAACTACTTTGGCCAGTGGTCCAACCTGGAGCTGGTGCGCCAGGATGGCAGCAAGCATCTGGCCACAGACGTGCTTCGTGACGTGTCGTACGTCGTGCTGCTCTTTGGCGCTTTCTGGAGCCCCGAGTGCGAGGCCTTCATGGACGTCATTGGCAACTTCTACGAGGCACATCATGAGGCGAAGAGGTTCGAGGTTGTGTACATCTCCCGTGACTACAGCCAAGCGGAGATGATGAAAGGCTTCTTGCTGAGTGAACGGgcctctgcggcagcgcagagacGCGAGCATCAGGGGCGCAAGGAGAAGCGAACGCACCGTCTTCTGAGCGTAGAGAACGGCCAAGCGGAAGCAAAAGAGCCGGGCGTTACGGAGGAAGTGCAAAAGGGCGCGAATTGCCAGCACTGGAGCGGGCAGGGTGCCAGCGGCGACTTGGAGCACCCCCAAGTTACTTCCAGGGCCAGcaccttttcttcctccataCCCCCGCCGCTGAAGCGCGTGGCAGAGCTGACGATGAACAGCACTGCCACAAGCGGTCTTGCTAGCGCCCATGCCAATCAACTGATGTCGTGCAAACGGCGTGGTTTCTGGGCTGTGCCTTACGACCACGTCGGTCGCGTTGGCGTTCCTATTCTTTATCACCTTCGCGTCTTTACTTACCCTGGGGTGATTGTGTGCCGCAACAAGCGGTTTGCTGCGGGGTTGCcatcttcgctgctgccaccgctacctATGGTGTACcagacaccagcagcgcactcCTTGACCCCGCCGCAGGCGATTCAGCCGGCCGAGGAGTCAGAGACAGAGTTgatgcagccgccgccgtcgttgaTCATCGATCGCGCCAACgccccgcagcggcggcagaagaCGCCGATGGTGGCGCTGCCCGAGTGCTACCCCGACGTGGTCACCATCGCCGGTCGCTTCATGATGGAGCAGGACCCGAGCGGGGAGGACTTCCCGTGGGACAGGATGAATTCCAAGACCCGCTCGACGGCGCTGCTATTCTTTGTGATTGTGGCTGTGCTTACCATCATAGTGCTCTCGTGGGCGCTCCCGATGGCTCTCATTGCGCGGCCTGTGGCTTCGTCGGAGTCCCAGGCAGAGATGTAG
- a CDS encoding tryparedoxin-like protein (TriTrypDB/GeneDB-style sysID: LpmP.29.1170), with the protein MPFRPKGVPFLSQFPDLKVLRQDGTTVAASEAFKGKKYVLIYFSAHWCPPCQRFTPLLADFYDAHKDRYGFEVLFVSSDREEGRMMDFFQNRSSNYVRRPPAATSSPPPAASNEALDESCHMSCDISHLLGSTTASGAVSGMGEAQQPQLSPLTMTPGGASTAVGTPQSLRVPKASGHGNWLALPFKEHEVARFLSRAYSVVSIPKVVVVAVDTNCMVTREGKAMVIKDPDALRFPWRFAEGDMRNRTEGWRECIVLLLIVMCVFYYYFWYY; encoded by the coding sequence ATGCCGTTCCGCCCCAAGGGCGTCCCATTCCTGTCGCAGTTCCCTGACttgaaggtgctgcggcaggacggcaccaccgtcgccgcgtcGGAAGCATTCAAGGGGAAGAAGTACGTGCTGATCTACTTCTCTGCTCACTGGTGCCCGCCATGCCAGCGCTTCACCCCACTGCTGGCGGACTTCTACGATGCTCACAAGGACCGATATGGGTTTGAGGTACTCTTCGTGTCTTCGGATcgagaggaggggcgcaTGATGGACTTTTTTCAGaatcgcagcagcaactacGTGCGCCGCCCACCAGCGGCAACGTCTTCACCTCCACCGGCTGCCTCCAACGAGGCACTGGATGAGAGCTGCCATATGAGCTGCGACATCTCACATCTCTTAGGGAGTACAACTGCCTCTGGTGCAGTAAGCGGCATGGGGGAGGCTCAGCAACCCCAACTCTCCCCCTTGACCATGACCCCAGGGGGTGCATCGACAGCGGTAGGTACGCCTCAGAGCCTCCGTGTGCCCAAGGCCAGCGGACACGGCAACTGGCTGGCCTTGCCTTTCAAGGAACATGAGGTGGCCCGTTTCCTCTCACGCGCCTACTCTGTCGTCTCGATCCCGAAGGTGGTCGTTGTTGCCGTAGACACAAACTGCATGGTGACGAGGGAGGGCAAGGCGATGGTGATAAAGGACCCGGACGCGCTTCGGTTCCCGTGGCGCTTCGCGGAGGGCGACATGCGCAACCGCACGGAGGGCTGGCGAGAGTGCATTGTGCTTCTGCTCATCGTAATGTGTGTTTTTTACTACTACTTTTGGTATTATtaa
- the TXN2 gene encoding tryparedoxin (TriTrypDB/GeneDB-style sysID: LpmP.29.1180): protein MSGLKRFFPYTESFLRGSATDITLPTLAGKTFFFYFSASWCPPCRGFTPQLVEFYKAHAEAKNFEVMLISWDEAADDFKEYYAKMPWLALPFSDRKGMEFLRTGFKVESIPTLIGVEADTGKILTTQARNMVVKDPEGKEFPWPNVSE from the coding sequence ATGTCGGGTTTGAAGAGGTTTTTCCCTTACACTGAGAGCTTCCTCAGGGGCTCGGCGACAGACATCACATTGCCAACACTGGCTGGTAAGACTTTCTTCTTCTACTTCTCGGCGAGTTGGTGCCCGCCATGCCGCGGCTTTACTCCGCAGCTCGTTGAGTTCTACAAGGCACACGCGGAGGCGAAGAATTTCGAGGTGATGCTGATCTCATGGGACGAGGCAGCTGATGATTTCAAGGAATACTACGCGAAGATGCCGTGGCTGGCGCTGCCCTTTAGTGATCGAAAGGGGATGGAGTTTCTCAGGACAGGGTTCAAGGTAGAGTCGATTCCGACTCTGATTGGCGTTGAGGCGGACACAGGCAAGATCCTTACGACGCAGGCGCGCAACATGGTTGTGAAGGACCCCGAGGGGAAGGAGTTTCCGTGGCCCAACGTCTCGGAGTAG